The Deinococcota bacterium genome includes the window TACTCGCTCATGGGCAGGTCCGCTGAGGCGCTGGCCGCCTGGGAAGCCTATAGCAACCTGCCCGACGCCGTTCACGACGAGGCTCTGGAAGCGAGATTGGAGCGTGCCCAGGTCCTCGCACCCCTGCAGGCCGCCGTGGCCGACGAGGCGAGCGAGGAGAACCTGATCGCGCTGGCCGACGCCCACTGGGACCAAGACGAGCGCGAGCCCGCCACCACGCTCTATCTGCAAATCGTCCAGGAGGTCAACCCGCGCAACCCGCAGGCGGTGCGCCGCCTGGGCGTGGCGCTCTTTTTCGCCGGCCGCCTTGATGACGCCATCCAGCTCCTCGAGGTCTCGCGCAGGCTCAGCCCCGACAGCTTGGAGGGCCTGCTCTTTCTCGGCAACGCCTACTTCAGCCAGGAGCGCCTGGAGGAGGCCATCGACGCCTGGGAAGCCTACGTCGAAGCGGCGGGCGGCCCCGAGCGGGCGGGCCGCGTGCCCTCACTCATCGCCAACGCCCAGGAAGCGCTGGAGCAAGGCGAGGACACGGCGGCGACTCCGGCGGCAACGCCTGCATCGACTTCGGCTGAGACCCCTGCCGCGCCCGAGACCCCCGCGACGCAAGCCAGTCCCGACACCGATCTCGCCGGCGCCGACCTCGGCCAGCACCTTTTCTCGAACAACTGCGCGAGCTGTCACGGCGCGCTGGGGGACGGCGGCATCGGCCCCAGACTGGCGGGCAATCCCACGGCCGCCGACGTGCTGGCGGTGCGCCGCATCGTCTCGAGCGGCCGCGGCATGATGCCCGGCTTCGGCCAGTTGAGCGACGACGAGCTCGACGCCCTGGCGCGCTTCGTGAGCGAGCGCATCTACCCCGAGGACACCACCAGCCGCTAGCTGGGCCTGGACCATGAACGAGCAAAGCGAGCCACAGCTGAGCCGCCGCCGCTTTCTCGCCTGGCTCTGGCGCCTACCCGTGCTCGGCACCGCCCTCGCCCTGGGCGTGGGCGCCTGGCAGGCCTACCGGGTTCACTTTCTCAAGCTCGAGCCCGAGGCCGAACCCGACTTCCGACCCCTCGAGGCGCAGCGCGTCGCCGCCCTCACCGACTTTGCCGAGGTGTGGGCGAGCCGGGACTTCGACCTCGCCGGCATGCCCGCGGTCGCCATCCGCCTGCCGGAGCCCGTCTCCGGCGGGCTTACCGTGGGGGAGCAACACTACGCCGCCTACAGCCGCGTCTGCACCCACCTGGGCTGCACCGTCGTCTACCGCCGCGACACCGAGGCGGTGGCCCTGGGCTTCAACTACCGCTCGAGCGAGCCCTCCTTGGCCTGCCCCTGCCACCTGGGCGTCTTCGCGCCCGCTCAGGCAGGTCGCGCGGTGAGCGGCCCGCCGGTGGACCCGCTCTTTCGCGTCGAGCTGCGCGCGGAAGAGGGCGCGCTCTACGCGGTCGGGCTCGAGCGCAGGGATGGCTGAGACGGCTTGACCAGGGCCGCCCTTCTCCCCAAAGGCGGGTAGGATGGTCGGGTGAGCGAGCCTCTACACGCCATCATCGTCGGCGGTGGGGCGGCGGGCTTTTTCGCGGCCATCACCTGCGCCGAGACCAATCCAGGAACGCGGGTCACCCTCCTGGAGCGGAGCCACCAACCTCTCGCCAAGGTGCGCGTCTCCGGCGGCGGCCGCTGCAACGTCACCCACCACCTCTTCGACCCGGCCCTACTCGCCGGGCACTACCCTCGAGGCGGCCGTGCCCTGCGCGGTCCCATGAGCCGCTTCGGGCCCCGCGAGACGGTAGCGTGGTTCACGG containing:
- a CDS encoding c-type cytochrome, with protein sequence MLTLLIVFTLSLLLLGFVVLPFVSTRKLDPLADERDPVALDLEEERDALYRAIREIDAREDLPQARRDALRARYEAKAAQVLRNLDEYSLRRREQAPATPAARPLGLPVTALALFGVVVVSTVLLGNYVLPRVGSDASVTTADPVRLERGREIARLQGLADGNPSTENLTALAEAHWVAENYPEAREVYSRLEAAGQAGTQPVPGVAYHRLGLFALQEGDVDTGLGYLERARAADPRDAETLFTLGDVYSLMGRSAEALAAWEAYSNLPDAVHDEALEARLERAQVLAPLQAAVADEASEENLIALADAHWDQDEREPATTLYLQIVQEVNPRNPQAVRRLGVALFFAGRLDDAIQLLEVSRRLSPDSLEGLLFLGNAYFSQERLEEAIDAWEAYVEAAGGPERAGRVPSLIANAQEALEQGEDTAATPAATPASTSAETPAAPETPATQASPDTDLAGADLGQHLFSNNCASCHGALGDGGIGPRLAGNPTAADVLAVRRIVSSGRGMMPGFGQLSDDELDALARFVSERIYPEDTTSR
- a CDS encoding ubiquinol-cytochrome c reductase iron-sulfur subunit, whose amino-acid sequence is MNEQSEPQLSRRRFLAWLWRLPVLGTALALGVGAWQAYRVHFLKLEPEAEPDFRPLEAQRVAALTDFAEVWASRDFDLAGMPAVAIRLPEPVSGGLTVGEQHYAAYSRVCTHLGCTVVYRRDTEAVALGFNYRSSEPSLACPCHLGVFAPAQAGRAVSGPPVDPLFRVELRAEEGALYAVGLERRDG
- a CDS encoding NAD(P)/FAD-dependent oxidoreductase, producing MSEPLHAIIVGGGAAGFFAAITCAETNPGTRVTLLERSHQPLAKVRVSGGGRCNVTHHLFDPALLAGHYPRGGRALRGPMSRFGPRETVAWFT